In a genomic window of Sulfurisphaera tokodaii str. 7:
- a CDS encoding MBL fold metallo-hydrolase, with translation MEQVKRLKITVLSDNFTSTIIPPLIGEWGFSAYIEADQIRILYDLGNSGLPVLHNAKLLGIDLSKVDYVVLSHGHSDHTGGLGNKELLELLKGKTLIAHPSISEKKFLNWSGRLQYIGLPLTREELEKNFNLILTKKPLEFTKGVMFSGEVKRYGYKEYNSGLFKASEEGIEEDKLYDDIALFINTPRGLVILTGCGHSNILNIINYAKEVTGVNKIYAVLGGFHLLSSDDQHVKDVINKLSSQASKIAPAHCSGNLAKSLVTKEQFIDFGVGKSFEIFE, from the coding sequence ATGGAACAAGTTAAAAGGTTAAAAATAACGGTCTTAAGCGACAATTTCACTAGCACAATAATTCCTCCGCTAATTGGTGAATGGGGATTCTCGGCATATATTGAAGCTGATCAGATCAGAATATTATATGATCTAGGAAATTCTGGGTTACCAGTACTTCACAATGCCAAACTCTTAGGTATAGACTTATCAAAGGTTGATTATGTAGTTTTAAGCCACGGTCATTCAGATCATACTGGTGGTTTAGGAAATAAGGAACTTCTTGAACTTCTAAAGGGAAAAACATTGATTGCACATCCTTCTATCAGCGAGAAGAAGTTTCTAAATTGGAGTGGGAGATTACAATACATAGGATTACCTTTAACAAGGGAGGAATTAGAGAAAAATTTCAATTTAATTCTTACTAAAAAGCCATTAGAGTTTACTAAAGGGGTTATGTTTAGCGGTGAAGTAAAGAGGTACGGATATAAGGAATATAATTCTGGATTATTTAAGGCATCAGAAGAGGGTATTGAGGAAGATAAATTATATGATGATATTGCATTATTTATAAATACTCCTAGGGGGCTTGTTATTTTAACTGGCTGTGGTCATTCTAATATCCTAAATATTATAAATTATGCAAAAGAAGTTACTGGTGTAAATAAAATATATGCCGTTTTAGGAGGATTTCATTTACTTTCTTCTGATGACCAACATGTTAAGGATGTTATTAATAAGCTTTCTTCTCAAGCTTCTAAAATAGCTCCTGCTCACTGTAGTGGGAATCTCGCTAAGAGCCTCGTCACTAAGGAACAATTCATCGATTTTGGAGTAGGAAAGAGTTTCGAGATATTCGAATGA
- a CDS encoding maleate cis-trans isomerase family protein encodes MPGGRGRIGVILPANNAGMEYDLWKMAPEGVSIHSTRMKPTKGCEPENVEEFEKELKYSYSLLAEVSDIIIYGRTYGTHKHAHVIKRVIKDVVIPEESVYELLKKLNVRKLWIGTPYIKERTLEEVEWWRNKGFEIVGYDGLGKIRGIDISNTPIFTIYRLVKRHLNEVLKADAVYIACTALSTYEAVQYLHEDLDMPVVSENAAAMWEALNKLKIKAKLPGF; translated from the coding sequence ATGCCTGGAGGAAGAGGTAGGATAGGAGTTATATTGCCAGCTAATAATGCAGGAATGGAATACGATTTATGGAAAATGGCACCAGAAGGTGTTTCTATACACTCAACGAGAATGAAGCCTACTAAAGGATGTGAACCAGAAAATGTAGAAGAATTTGAGAAAGAGTTGAAATACTCTTACTCTTTGTTAGCTGAAGTCTCAGACATAATTATTTACGGTAGAACTTATGGTACTCATAAACATGCTCATGTTATAAAGAGAGTAATAAAAGATGTAGTTATACCAGAAGAATCTGTATATGAACTACTTAAGAAATTAAATGTTAGAAAACTTTGGATAGGAACTCCTTATATAAAGGAGAGGACTTTAGAAGAAGTAGAATGGTGGAGAAATAAGGGGTTTGAAATAGTTGGCTATGATGGATTGGGAAAAATTAGAGGAATAGATATCTCAAATACACCAATTTTCACAATATATAGGTTAGTAAAAAGGCATTTAAATGAAGTTCTTAAGGCTGATGCAGTATATATTGCTTGTACAGCACTTTCAACTTATGAAGCTGTTCAATACTTACATGAGGATTTAGATATGCCAGTAGTTTCAGAAAATGCTGCTGCAATGTGGGAAGCATTAAATAAATTAAAGATAAAAGCAAAACTTCCAGGGTTTTAG
- a CDS encoding winged helix-turn-helix domain-containing protein, translated as MTEAQVGRKKRTRYEIIHDILSQCENGAKKTWLMYKANLSYELTNNYINKLVEKELIVQKDGLYYLTDKGRKLLDLLKDYKEKKSGLDKVVAQIKEIYGED; from the coding sequence ATGACAGAAGCCCAAGTTGGAAGAAAAAAGAGGACTAGGTATGAAATAATACATGATATACTATCTCAATGCGAGAATGGAGCAAAGAAAACTTGGTTAATGTATAAGGCAAATCTAAGCTATGAACTAACAAACAACTATATAAACAAGTTAGTAGAAAAAGAACTAATAGTACAAAAGGACGGTCTATATTATCTAACCGATAAGGGCAGAAAATTACTAGATCTCCTCAAGGATTATAAGGAAAAGAAATCTGGTTTAGACAAGGTAGTTGCTCAAATAAAGGAGATTTACGGAGAAGACTAA
- a CDS encoding XdhC family protein translates to MNVVIFASSREADMEEPVFCDRDSVKVDASKCTGRSISVAPFITRYLKDLGYHVTVIDPFADDTPYEADNVIKGTSFQVPDEIVKDAYVVVATRHVYDTWAIMKSVLGGAKEIFVIMSIKRAKVIMKRLLQAGISKEQIKRLRIPAGLDIGAKNEKEIALSIVAEILAVSRNASGRPLSEVKEFSKIVEELE, encoded by the coding sequence ATGAATGTTGTAATTTTTGCTTCAAGTAGAGAAGCAGATATGGAAGAACCTGTCTTTTGTGATAGAGATAGCGTTAAAGTGGATGCAAGTAAATGCACTGGAAGAAGTATATCCGTTGCACCTTTTATAACTAGGTATCTAAAAGATCTCGGATATCATGTTACTGTTATTGATCCTTTTGCTGATGATACTCCCTACGAAGCCGATAATGTAATAAAAGGTACCAGTTTTCAAGTACCCGATGAAATAGTAAAAGATGCTTATGTAGTAGTAGCTACTAGGCACGTCTATGATACTTGGGCCATAATGAAATCTGTTTTAGGAGGTGCTAAGGAGATTTTTGTTATCATGAGTATAAAAAGAGCTAAAGTAATAATGAAAAGGCTTTTACAAGCTGGAATTTCTAAGGAACAAATAAAAAGATTAAGAATACCGGCTGGATTAGATATTGGTGCAAAGAATGAAAAAGAAATTGCTTTAAGTATTGTTGCAGAAATTTTGGCTGTATCAAGAAATGCCAGCGGTAGACCTCTTTCTGAAGTTAAGGAATTCAGCAAAATAGTTGAGGAGTTAGAATAA
- a CDS encoding zinc ribbon domain-containing protein has protein sequence MQKTYTGRYVNIPLLAQEINNLFLSEGWESQVMQLTTPMMMQPGMPQYYDYEIRAMKKGHFHHVENVIVRLRGYPNEFSIIVEEEHIGPLGRELINHRLFGTIDKQITDGMYDMPLPMQQQPMPTPQQPMSQPMAQTAGIRCSQCGYQNPPGAKFCLNCGTKLF, from the coding sequence ATGCAGAAGACCTATACTGGTAGATATGTTAACATACCCCTTTTAGCCCAAGAAATTAATAACCTCTTTCTAAGTGAGGGTTGGGAAAGTCAAGTTATGCAATTAACTACACCAATGATGATGCAACCTGGTATGCCGCAATATTATGATTATGAAATAAGAGCTATGAAAAAAGGTCACTTTCATCATGTTGAAAATGTTATAGTAAGACTTAGAGGTTATCCAAATGAGTTTTCAATAATTGTTGAAGAGGAACATATAGGACCTTTAGGTAGAGAATTAATAAACCACAGACTATTTGGAACAATTGATAAGCAAATAACTGATGGGATGTATGATATGCCTTTACCAATGCAACAACAACCTATGCCAACTCCTCAGCAACCAATGAGTCAACCAATGGCACAAACTGCTGGAATCAGATGTTCACAATGCGGTTATCAAAATCCTCCTGGAGCTAAATTCTGCCTTAACTGCGGTACAAAATTATTCTAA
- a CDS encoding ammonium transporter: protein MEIQKTFPQNNLIKLLIILISFSIILLSLHSFGQTSSNTTAEIQSLNQSILALENHTADYPSAAVPSWLDTGSNAWMLTAATFVGLQSVPGVALYYAGLSKKKYAVNSALMVFYAFAAVLVVWMIAGYNAGFGHPALLSINGYGILGYPLPAWLGHYEASQTVFGPTGTPVDIPTSTYIFFQFVFAAITPVLLAGGVLERMNFKAWMIFVPFWSLLVYSPVAYWLFAGGWLNQLGAVDFSGGYVIHVDAGVGALAAALAIGPRLASERKLEAHSLPLVLAGAGLIWLGWDGFNGGDPGGATIDAAIAVLNTNIATAVSAITWMLMDMAFFKKPTLVGATSGAITGLVAITPAAGYVNGWEAMLIGIASGSIPWLSLYKFEPRLKVDDTLGVFSTHGIAGIVGGLLTGVFADPNVTQYVDPTLKGALYGNLYQLGIQAAAAAVVFVYDFAITFGLLKLIGLFIPLQAPPDTLAIGDYAMHGEVAYSELLATLPESQIKKEEIREEAQEEKEDPDEKKSK from the coding sequence ATGGAAATTCAAAAAACCTTTCCCCAAAATAATCTTATAAAGTTATTAATAATACTAATTAGTTTTTCAATCATTCTATTATCATTACACTCATTTGGACAGACATCATCAAATACTACAGCAGAAATACAGAGTTTAAATCAAAGTATTTTGGCTTTAGAAAATCATACAGCAGATTACCCATCTGCAGCAGTTCCTAGCTGGTTAGATACGGGTAGTAATGCATGGATGCTTACGGCTGCAACGTTTGTAGGACTTCAAAGTGTACCTGGTGTAGCACTATATTATGCTGGATTATCCAAAAAGAAATATGCTGTAAATTCCGCATTAATGGTATTTTATGCTTTTGCTGCAGTTTTAGTTGTTTGGATGATAGCTGGTTATAATGCTGGTTTTGGTCATCCTGCATTACTTAGTATTAACGGTTATGGAATTTTAGGTTATCCATTACCAGCATGGTTAGGTCACTATGAAGCTAGTCAAACCGTATTTGGTCCAACTGGAACACCGGTAGATATTCCAACATCTACTTACATATTCTTCCAATTTGTCTTTGCCGCAATAACTCCAGTATTATTAGCTGGAGGAGTATTAGAGAGAATGAATTTCAAAGCATGGATGATATTTGTACCCTTCTGGAGTTTATTAGTATATAGCCCAGTAGCTTATTGGTTATTTGCTGGTGGATGGTTAAATCAACTAGGAGCTGTAGACTTTAGCGGAGGATATGTTATCCATGTAGATGCCGGAGTCGGTGCGTTAGCTGCTGCATTAGCAATAGGTCCTAGATTAGCATCTGAAAGAAAATTAGAAGCTCATAGCTTACCATTAGTTCTTGCAGGAGCTGGTTTAATTTGGTTAGGATGGGATGGATTTAACGGTGGTGATCCCGGTGGTGCAACAATCGATGCTGCAATAGCAGTATTAAATACAAATATTGCAACAGCTGTTAGTGCAATAACTTGGATGTTAATGGATATGGCATTCTTTAAGAAACCAACATTAGTGGGTGCAACAAGTGGTGCAATAACTGGACTTGTAGCTATTACGCCAGCTGCAGGATATGTAAATGGTTGGGAAGCAATGCTTATTGGAATTGCATCTGGAAGTATACCATGGTTATCTCTGTATAAATTTGAGCCTAGACTGAAAGTTGATGATACATTAGGAGTATTCTCTACTCACGGTATTGCAGGAATAGTGGGAGGATTGTTAACTGGTGTGTTCGCAGATCCAAATGTGACACAATATGTGGATCCAACGTTAAAAGGTGCTTTATATGGTAACTTATATCAACTAGGAATACAAGCTGCCGCTGCAGCAGTAGTATTTGTTTATGATTTTGCAATAACTTTTGGTCTGTTAAAGTTAATAGGACTATTCATACCATTGCAAGCACCACCTGATACATTAGCTATCGGTGATTATGCAATGCATGGAGAAGTAGCATATTCTGAACTACTAGCTACTTTACCAGAATCGCAGATAAAGAAAGAAGAAATTAGAGAAGAGGCACAAGAAGAGAAAGAAGATCCAGATGAGAAAAAATCTAAATAA
- a CDS encoding nucleotidyltransferase domain-containing protein has protein sequence MYWELYKWWSQRKEILAKARDYVRKIKRICVENIDPECRVILFGSIARGNYRIDSDIDVLIITEKGKSAWDKAVISSLIKEKIGFGDPLELHVVTRKEYEEWYKKFIDVYEEF, from the coding sequence ATGTATTGGGAATTATATAAGTGGTGGAGTCAGAGAAAGGAGATCCTCGCTAAGGCTAGGGATTACGTTAGAAAAATAAAAAGGATATGTGTTGAGAATATTGATCCAGAATGTAGAGTGATACTCTTCGGTTCAATAGCTAGAGGAAATTACAGAATTGATAGTGATATAGATGTACTTATTATAACTGAAAAGGGAAAGAGTGCTTGGGATAAAGCTGTAATATCTTCGCTAATTAAAGAGAAGATAGGTTTTGGAGATCCGCTAGAACTTCACGTTGTAACAAGAAAAGAGTATGAGGAGTGGTATAAAAAGTTCATTGACGTTTATGAGGAATTTTGA
- a CDS encoding HEPN domain-containing protein has protein sequence MAEYLKENAIDFFNNAKDNLSKGKYNLAMFSLEQALQLSLKYTLYQLTGTFEKTHDVKRLMKQVIEITKNKELERIMNEQNVLLDLIEQSYITARYLPYKYEENTVEKALKVVEEILHVLGII, from the coding sequence ATGGCAGAATACTTAAAAGAGAACGCAATTGATTTCTTTAATAACGCTAAGGATAACCTAAGTAAGGGTAAATATAATCTTGCAATGTTTAGCCTTGAACAAGCATTACAACTTTCTCTGAAATATACGCTTTATCAACTTACCGGAACTTTTGAGAAAACTCATGACGTGAAGAGATTAATGAAACAAGTTATTGAAATAACAAAAAATAAAGAATTAGAGAGGATAATGAACGAGCAAAATGTACTTTTAGATTTAATTGAGCAGTCATATATTACAGCAAGATATTTACCTTATAAATATGAGGAAAATACTGTTGAGAAAGCTTTGAAAGTGGTCGAGGAGATTCTACATGTATTGGGAATTATATAA
- a CDS encoding TldD/PmbA family protein codes for MDLNAILKKFSEFEYVEVREHKISSTHFFVINGSPAGLASVSHSGYSVRAFKDSVMYFTSSSDVKDLSPLSFSLKEWEKGYSLDQRTSGEYSVNEKEKIKDVPLEEKQKIFVNIANSLKNIKVNSKIVSVIFSYSESVEDKNILFEDGTTVHGLVPRIHVSASVSMVSDKASATFYEEFGGSGGFELIKIWDIENALAEKIRNVDEVLTKGKGVTPGRKDVIFSNMLSGIMAHESVGHPFEADRVLGRESAQAGLSYLVNRNFGEKIGSDIVNVIDDPTLPNSSGFYLIDDEGIKARAKFLIKDGKINELLQDRFSAYKFGVNSNGSARASRFDREPLVRMSNTFFMPSNFTFDELLEDVKDGIYLKSYMEWNIDDLRIGQRYIGLEAYEVRNGEIKEPLLFPVIEGTTFEFLSSIDAIDNTLKFYYGTCGKGDPDQGIPVWMGGPNMRLRNISVKVRGYE; via the coding sequence ATGGATCTAAATGCGATTCTGAAAAAGTTTTCTGAATTCGAGTATGTTGAGGTAAGGGAACATAAAATAAGTTCTACCCACTTCTTTGTTATTAACGGTTCCCCTGCTGGTTTAGCTAGTGTCAGTCATTCTGGTTACAGTGTTAGAGCATTTAAGGATTCTGTTATGTACTTTACTTCTTCTTCAGATGTAAAGGATCTATCTCCTTTGTCATTTTCCTTAAAAGAATGGGAAAAAGGCTACTCTTTGGATCAGAGAACAAGCGGGGAATACTCAGTTAATGAAAAGGAGAAAATAAAAGATGTGCCACTTGAAGAAAAACAGAAAATTTTTGTTAATATTGCAAATAGTCTAAAAAATATAAAGGTTAATTCCAAAATAGTTTCTGTCATTTTCAGTTATTCTGAATCAGTTGAGGATAAGAATATTTTGTTTGAAGACGGTACTACTGTTCATGGGTTAGTGCCAAGAATTCATGTCTCAGCAAGTGTTTCAATGGTTAGTGATAAGGCTAGTGCAACATTTTATGAGGAATTTGGAGGTAGTGGAGGTTTTGAGTTGATAAAAATTTGGGACATAGAAAATGCATTGGCCGAGAAAATCAGAAACGTTGATGAAGTACTTACAAAGGGTAAAGGAGTTACTCCTGGAAGAAAAGATGTAATATTCAGTAATATGCTATCTGGTATAATGGCTCATGAGTCTGTAGGTCATCCATTTGAGGCTGACAGAGTTCTTGGTAGGGAATCGGCTCAAGCTGGTTTAAGTTATTTAGTTAATAGAAATTTTGGTGAGAAAATTGGTTCTGACATTGTTAATGTTATTGATGATCCAACGCTTCCTAACAGTTCTGGATTTTACTTAATTGATGATGAAGGTATTAAGGCTAGGGCTAAGTTTTTAATAAAAGATGGAAAGATAAACGAATTACTTCAAGATCGATTTTCAGCATATAAATTCGGTGTGAATAGTAATGGTTCTGCTAGGGCTTCAAGATTTGATAGAGAGCCGTTAGTTAGGATGTCTAACACTTTCTTTATGCCTAGTAATTTTACATTTGATGAGCTTCTTGAAGACGTTAAGGACGGTATTTATCTAAAATCCTATATGGAATGGAATATTGATGATCTGAGAATCGGTCAACGCTATATAGGTCTGGAAGCTTATGAAGTTAGAAATGGTGAAATTAAAGAACCATTATTATTCCCTGTTATTGAGGGCACAACTTTTGAATTCCTATCTTCAATTGACGCTATAGATAATACTTTAAAGTTTTACTACGGTACCTGCGGAAAAGGAGATCCGGATCAAGGTATCCCAGTTTGGATGGGTGGGCCAAATATGAGATTAAGGAATATTTCCGTAAAGGTGAGAGGTTATGAATGA
- a CDS encoding TldD/PmbA family protein produces the protein MNEELIKLMESLKGFDEVGILQLKTRKLLVKFVYSEIVEVQRLVNTELNVIVRKGNKYLAVSSNGEIDVEKIKEMFNVVKEAFLTPVFSDNDRELKSISYSNLKDVIEKGDISSIVEDIYSSEFPLSGVLQVSENSISLVTSKGFNGLTVKYSADGYFRAFNKNYSGQWAFYSDSLSPLKDSIKQANILASIDGETKVYDGKYDLVLSPLVVGNLMSDFSYFASAFSVYTGSSFLYNVKQGDKIASEKLSIYDVPNKLGIREFDDEATFTYDKPLIENGIFQTLLYNNELAKLMNAKSTGNAGIISPVSFGIEVKSGNVKFDSLLSGNVIFINNNWYTRYQNYLEGAFSTVCRDAVIVYKDGKPIGNAGRIRISDYIPRILKNIEEVSKESFAVKWWDAPLPTISPFILVKNVNITRA, from the coding sequence ATGAATGAGGAGCTAATTAAGTTAATGGAAAGTTTAAAAGGCTTTGATGAAGTTGGTATTCTTCAACTTAAGACTAGGAAATTGTTAGTTAAGTTTGTTTACAGTGAAATTGTAGAAGTTCAAAGGCTTGTGAATACTGAATTAAATGTTATAGTAAGAAAAGGGAATAAGTATTTAGCAGTATCTTCAAATGGTGAGATAGATGTTGAAAAAATTAAGGAAATGTTTAATGTAGTCAAAGAAGCCTTCCTGACACCAGTTTTTAGTGATAATGACAGAGAGCTAAAATCTATCAGTTATTCTAATCTAAAAGATGTCATAGAGAAAGGTGACATAAGTTCTATTGTTGAAGACATTTACTCCTCTGAGTTTCCACTATCTGGAGTACTTCAAGTGAGTGAGAATTCTATCTCTTTGGTTACTTCAAAAGGTTTTAACGGATTAACTGTAAAATATTCAGCGGATGGGTACTTTAGGGCTTTTAATAAGAACTATTCTGGCCAATGGGCTTTCTATTCAGATTCTTTATCACCTTTAAAGGACAGCATAAAACAAGCAAATATCTTAGCTTCAATAGATGGAGAGACAAAGGTTTATGATGGAAAATACGATTTAGTGCTTTCACCGCTGGTTGTTGGAAACTTAATGAGTGATTTCAGTTATTTCGCTTCAGCATTTAGTGTATATACTGGTTCGTCATTCCTATACAATGTAAAGCAAGGTGATAAGATAGCTAGCGAGAAGTTAAGTATTTACGATGTTCCTAATAAGTTAGGTATTAGAGAATTTGATGATGAAGCAACGTTTACTTATGATAAACCTTTAATAGAAAATGGTATATTTCAAACGTTACTTTATAATAATGAGCTGGCAAAACTAATGAATGCTAAGTCAACTGGAAATGCTGGTATTATTTCTCCGGTTTCTTTCGGAATTGAAGTTAAAAGTGGTAACGTAAAGTTTGATTCTCTTCTTTCTGGTAATGTAATCTTTATCAATAATAATTGGTATACTAGGTATCAGAACTATCTAGAGGGAGCTTTCTCAACAGTTTGTAGGGATGCTGTAATTGTCTACAAAGATGGTAAACCCATAGGTAATGCTGGAAGGATTAGGATTTCTGATTATATTCCTAGAATTTTAAAAAACATAGAAGAAGTTTCTAAAGAGAGTTTTGCTGTGAAATGGTGGGATGCTCCATTACCTACTATATCTCCCTTTATTTTAGTTAAGAATGTAAACATAACTAGGGCTTAG
- a CDS encoding MFS transporter — protein sequence MDKRNIILAIVMLGTMMAAVDSTVVILALPVIVQDLHTDFFTAIWVIILYIFVVLVLTTQLGRVGDKVGRDKVYNWGFVVFTIGSALCGASPNIGSLITFRGIQSLGGAMMQSTGGAVIADNFPPNERGKAYGFTSIGWNVGAMLGIILGGIITTFIGWRYIFYINIPIGIVASILSFKFIRAKEVTEGRFDIPGTVLLASSLSLISYGAADIAGEGLVLKNEIMILVGLIVFIGFLFVEKRVKNPIIDFSVFQNRVLTYSLFASFFQSLGYLSVAFIIIMYLQGVRGLTPFQASLLLVPGYVIASLIAPFTGRLSDKIGSRIPATLGMGLMIIAIFLYISIATGINTPLIDIIFASLVGGIGSSFFYPANNSAIMANARRGIYGGVSGLQRTLSNMGLLLSYVLAITISSLTVPRYVAFEVFLGTYNGKIPAQFITGIHSALVLGAIILFVGLVLSALRGKEVRSNLASPTS from the coding sequence ATGGATAAAAGGAACATTATTCTTGCTATAGTTATGCTTGGAACTATGATGGCTGCTGTGGATAGTACTGTAGTAATTTTAGCTTTGCCAGTAATAGTCCAAGATTTGCATACAGACTTTTTCACTGCAATTTGGGTAATAATTCTTTATATCTTTGTAGTTCTAGTCCTAACAACACAGTTAGGCAGAGTAGGCGACAAGGTAGGTAGGGATAAAGTGTATAATTGGGGATTTGTTGTCTTCACTATTGGTTCCGCATTGTGTGGTGCTTCACCAAATATTGGTTCTTTAATAACGTTTAGAGGTATTCAGTCGTTAGGCGGAGCTATGATGCAGTCAACTGGTGGTGCTGTAATTGCAGATAACTTTCCTCCTAATGAAAGAGGTAAGGCCTATGGATTTACATCAATAGGTTGGAACGTTGGAGCAATGCTTGGTATAATTCTAGGTGGGATTATAACTACATTTATCGGTTGGAGATATATCTTTTATATTAATATTCCAATAGGTATTGTAGCATCTATCTTGAGTTTTAAATTTATAAGAGCAAAAGAGGTTACTGAAGGACGATTTGATATCCCCGGAACAGTTCTTCTTGCTTCTTCCTTATCTTTAATAAGTTATGGTGCAGCTGACATTGCGGGAGAAGGTTTAGTTCTTAAAAATGAAATAATGATACTAGTTGGATTAATAGTCTTCATAGGATTTCTTTTTGTAGAGAAAAGAGTAAAGAATCCTATAATTGATTTCTCCGTATTTCAAAACAGAGTTTTAACTTATTCATTATTTGCGTCATTTTTCCAAAGCCTCGGCTACTTATCAGTCGCGTTTATAATAATTATGTATTTACAAGGTGTTAGAGGACTAACTCCCTTTCAAGCGTCGCTTTTGCTAGTTCCAGGTTATGTAATTGCCAGTTTAATTGCACCATTTACTGGTAGGCTATCTGATAAGATTGGTTCGAGAATTCCCGCAACACTAGGAATGGGATTAATGATTATTGCAATATTCCTTTATATAAGTATAGCTACTGGTATAAATACTCCTTTAATTGACATAATATTTGCTAGCCTTGTAGGGGGTATTGGTTCATCATTTTTCTATCCAGCAAATAATAGTGCTATAATGGCTAATGCGAGAAGAGGAATTTACGGTGGAGTTTCTGGTTTACAAAGAACTTTATCAAATATGGGTTTGCTTTTAAGTTATGTGCTAGCAATAACTATCTCATCTCTTACAGTTCCAAGATATGTGGCATTTGAAGTATTCTTAGGGACTTATAATGGTAAGATACCAGCTCAATTTATTACTGGTATACATTCAGCACTAGTGTTAGGGGCTATTATTCTATTCGTAGGATTAGTATTATCAGCATTAAGAGGAAAGGAGGTAAGAAGCAATCTGGCCTCGCCCACATCATAA
- a CDS encoding maleate cis-trans isomerase has protein sequence MISLIISEENPTLPRDVNDLYPGKFRIFTMKYYPGHGIRKDEQERMFKELEKIKKQVELADVIFYARSYGVFYRPGMEKMKKFFSKPVLIATETIITRLRELNAKKIYVITPYNQRRHEYEIKWLRDWGFDIVGSISLGRTGGEAIASTPHELIIEATKIAHQSSADAIYIACTILSTLPILKELEGRLPVVTASSSLFEVAREKKLIDF, from the coding sequence ATGATTTCATTAATAATTTCTGAGGAAAATCCTACACTGCCCAGAGATGTTAATGATCTATATCCAGGCAAGTTTAGGATTTTCACAATGAAATACTACCCTGGACATGGAATAAGGAAAGATGAACAGGAAAGAATGTTTAAAGAATTAGAGAAAATAAAGAAGCAAGTAGAATTAGCTGATGTTATATTTTACGCTAGGTCATATGGAGTTTTTTATAGACCAGGAATGGAAAAGATGAAAAAGTTCTTTTCTAAACCAGTTCTTATTGCTACTGAGACAATTATTACTAGACTGAGGGAATTAAATGCTAAGAAAATTTATGTTATAACTCCTTATAATCAAAGAAGACATGAATACGAAATTAAGTGGCTAAGAGATTGGGGATTTGATATTGTTGGCTCTATAAGCCTAGGAAGAACTGGTGGCGAGGCAATAGCTTCTACTCCGCATGAGTTGATTATCGAGGCTACAAAGATTGCTCATCAGTCCTCAGCTGACGCCATTTATATTGCTTGTACTATTCTTTCTACTCTTCCAATCCTTAAGGAATTGGAGGGCAGACTTCCTGTTGTTACTGCTTCCTCTTCTCTCTTTGAAGTCGCAAGGGAAAAGAAGCTCATTGATTTCTGA
- a CDS encoding glycerophosphodiester phosphodiesterase, protein MICIGHRGASAYEPENTIRAFKRAIEMGCEGIEMDLRRTKDGKIIVIHDETVDRTTNGKGKVSEMTIDEIKKLDSHGEKIPLLSEVLSEVKADLYLLEIKESGYEEQIVNEVKGFNILDSVIFISFNYDSLKKIKESGGKRIGLIYSSLPSPIKIAKSIKAYAMLPKYNLLNRTEVHELKRNKFFLIPWVVNDVSILEKMVYYGVDAIATDKPDIMKQLKIILSKK, encoded by the coding sequence ATGATCTGCATAGGACATAGAGGAGCATCAGCTTATGAGCCAGAGAATACTATAAGGGCTTTTAAACGAGCTATTGAAATGGGTTGTGAAGGAATAGAAATGGATCTAAGAAGGACAAAAGATGGAAAGATAATTGTTATTCATGATGAAACTGTGGATAGAACTACAAACGGTAAAGGAAAAGTGAGTGAAATGACTATAGACGAGATTAAGAAACTTGACTCTCACGGAGAAAAAATACCTTTACTTTCTGAAGTATTAAGTGAGGTAAAAGCAGATCTTTATTTATTAGAAATAAAAGAAAGCGGGTATGAGGAACAGATTGTGAATGAGGTAAAAGGTTTCAATATATTAGATTCCGTTATATTCATTTCGTTTAATTATGATTCGTTAAAGAAAATTAAGGAAAGCGGAGGAAAAAGGATAGGACTAATTTATTCTTCCCTTCCATCGCCGATAAAGATTGCTAAGAGTATTAAAGCTTATGCTATGTTGCCTAAATATAATCTATTGAATAGAACAGAAGTTCATGAACTGAAAAGAAATAAGTTCTTCCTAATACCATGGGTAGTTAATGACGTTAGTATTTTGGAAAAGATGGTTTACTATGGTGTTGATGCAATAGCTACAGATAAACCAGATATTATGAAACAACTAAAAATCATTCTTTCCAAAAAGTGA